GGAACTTATGGGAACACTATTATAAGTAAGTGCCGCATACAATAAATCACAATAATATTTGCAAAATTCCTAAAAAGCATTTGATGCCACTGACCTAGCATGTCCTTCTATAATAAATCCACTGTCTTAGAGTCTCAGTTAATTTAATTTTTGTTGGGAACAAACATGCAGTCTAAAACAGAACATTatttgtgagtttgtgtgtgtttgcgcaTGCATGCACGCACAAACGTAATCCGTTTTAAACCTGGCATGAATAGTTTTCCTGTCTAAACTGTGATTAATTTTATTCAATTTTGAACTGCTAACTTCTTTTACACAGAGCTTAAGGAAATGTAGTTCAGTGCTCTTAACAAGTAACATAATGCAAGAAATTAGTTTATTAATCACTTTTATTTGGAAAAAGATAATACCTAGTAATATCTTCAAGCAAGCACATGCAGTGTTAGGAAGAGGCAACTGATTTTGCAGGAATTGCCAACAGTTCAGTCACTAAGTCAATAATGGGTCCAGTGCAACATGAAGCTATTGAAAAAAGTTGATCTGTTTCAGTCGATACTCATATCAATCCTCCACTGGGTGTACGGAAGTAGTTTCTATTTATCAAAGGCTCTGTGGTTTTCGCAATTTTTTCAGAAAATCAATGGTGTTGTTGTATACATTGTAtgtacaattacacagtattGTTTTCATGGTATTATTTGATTTGGTCTATTGCAAtattgttgacattgagtaaattaaataaaaacataaaaattaattaaaattgtgGCTTCACTGTGGGTCAACAGAACTGGAAAAAATGTTGGCAAGAGAACTAATTTTAGTGGTCATATAAATAATACTGGCTATTATATAATGTTTTTGTTGAGGCATTAGATTGGGCTTGTATACCAGggtacagttttttttttaattccctcCCGTTCCctcttttattctgcattctggcctcttgcctcttctcacctgccaatcatcTACCCCAGGTgccctccttcttccttttctcctatgatccactttcttctcctttcagattccttcctcccccagtccttttcctttcccaagccacctggcttcacctgtcacctactcAGCTTACCAAATATTAAAGGCCTTTTTAAATCTGCCCAAACAAACTGAAAACCTTTTCACTTCAAAAGTAAAAATATCATTAAGTCAAAGCTAGAATTTAAGCTAGGGGAAaaacagttgtttttttttaggttAACTTGGACAGAATTTGATCTTGATTATTTTGAATATCATGACTCTTAAAGTGTTGTGTTTAAAGGAGTCAAATAAACTTTGGTTAAAAATTCTGTAATGGtgaagcatacagtgcattgagtaATGCAAGCAAAGCATTTATGTAACATGATTAAAGTGAAAGCGTATAATCAGTCTTTGTTGTCTCTTCAGGGAAGGCCAAGCCATCATTTTTGTTATTGATAGCAGTGACAAGTTAAGGATGGTGGTTGCGAAAGAAGAACTTGACACGCTTCTGAATCATCCAGGTAAGATCATTTGACTTTACTTCCATTCTCAATACTACTCAATAGTAAGAAATACTACTGCCCTTTTTTCCTGACAGCTGTAAAAAAAAGAGACAAAACTAAATCTGAATGACTAATGATACGCGCTTTTTAATCACAGTAATCAATATTATTTAATGAAGAGTGTAAATTCAATACTGTTGATCATTTCAATGGTAGAGCACTGAAGCGTCCCAAATATATCCATGAGTTCAAGATCATCCTGACAGCTAATAATCGTTGCTACTTTAACAATTATCTTTATTAGCTTTAATAATTTTACTTTTACTATAATTATTGAATTAGATTTAGCATTAATTAGCTTTAATGGTAAAGATGCATTTGAATGACTGATAGAACAAAAGGccatgaatttaattttgatGTAGAGAGTTTCAAAGAAACTTATTAATCTGATCAAAATTCATGTTTGATTTCTCTTTCCTGTTGTTTCTAtttcatattaaaattatttcttAGTACAAATTATGTTCATTCAAGTACTTCAGAAAGGTTTCCTAAAAAAGACTAAAAAAGAAGCATTAACATGCAAAATAAAATTTTGTTTTGTATGAAAATGTAGTAAAGGAACTTGAATTTGTATTATTGACAAGACATTACTGTAAATCTCCAGTAATTTTACTGATGGATCATatttcagtttttaaaaattttttttactAGAAGCTAATAATTTCTTGCAGGAGTACTACAATTCATAAATGACTTCTCTTATTTTTGATCGGTAGCCTTACTAACTCAGTCAAAGTCTCCATTCTAGTGTAAAACATACCAGAACATTTGTTATAAAAATGTTAATCTTTAGAAATAGAAACATTTTGACACCACATTGTGCTTAGACTTGAAACATTGGTACAGTAAAATTTAGTTTCATACAGTGATATCGAAATTCAAGAGCAAGCACTGATAATCACAGGTGACAAACATGATTATTATCCTGTCCTTGAGCATAATTCTGTTAGGACTTTTCATAACTTAGTATACTGACTTGTATATTTTGATTGCTTAGAATGTAGTTGTTGAAAATAGATGCTGTGTTGGGTAATAAAATAATGACTCTTGCCTTCTGATTTTACATGGTTATGACTACCTGTTCATTTGTAGCCAGCATCAAATATTTGCACTCCAGTTGTAAAAGTATTCTTTTCATGTATACTTGTACCCTAAATAGCCTCACATTTTGTCTGATAATCAGCCGAAACGTCCACATATTCATTGTACATGCTGGAACAAAATACTTGTAAGTTTACTAATTTTTAATTTGCTGTTTTTCCCTTCTTTCAGACATTAAACACAGACGAATACCAATTTTGTTTTTTGCAAATAAGATGGACCTCAGAGATGCTTTGTCATCTGTTAAGGTTTCTCAGATGTTGCGTTTAGAAAACATCAAAGATAAGGCATGGCATATTTGGTAAGTAGAATTACAGTGTGTATGTTTATTATGTTTGATTCTCAGTCGAGTGCTACTTCATACATTCTgtgaataataatttttaaagaatTATGTTTCAATTGCATACCCTCCAGTCTATAATTTAAAAAGGCACTTGGTGTTAGATCAAATCATGTTCTCAAGTGCCCCTAAGGATATTTGACATTTAAAGTAAATACCACAATTAATGGTCAGTCATATTTTTTAAATTGAATCTGTCAATGTAACACAGAATCAATGCTTCGCCACCAGATGTCAGTACAGGATGTAAATCCTGTGCCTCTTAAAATGTATAATAAAATTTCCAGGGCTAGAACATGAATTACTTTACCCACTTGCTCATATTGATTCCTTGTAAATTACTCATGAAAGTTCAAATGGACTATAGTTCGTTCTGACAGCCATATAATAGTGAATTAatggtatttttaaaaaatggtagtttctgttttcttctaaaaatatgaatgaaaatataataaacttcaCAATTTTGTTTAAAATCCTTTTATCCAAGTGTGctaatttttaaagtaagtttCCAAATCAAACAATTTTTATATACATGCTGTTTGAAAGCCAAATTTCAAATAAACTATGTTCTATAAAAGGTTGATCTTTTGTCCCATATTCTCAAATATACTGTTCATATGAAATTTAGATAATTCTGAGGAAAAACTCACTGCAAAGAAATTGCTATCTCAGTAGTTACTGTCTTTTTCACTTGCATCTTTATACCAGGGACTAGATCTTAAGATGTTCATTCTTTATTATATCAGCCAAGGAGAGTTCCTCTATGCTAATGTAGCCAATATGTTTCAGTGCCGTTTACTAATGTAGTATACTGACAAATTGCACACAAACTAAAAACACAGCTCACTTTATTGGACTTGAGGCAGATAACTGGTAAAGTTACTTGGCAATTGTGCACGAGAGAAATGTGAGAATATTTTTTTCTTATCCAAAGACAGAGTAACAATGAATTGTTCAGCTTACTTATTGTAAGACTGGCCTTTTAAGAATAAAGTTTAATTTGGGAATCAGACCGATtattcctctccccctttctttttaaTTCCTCCTCCCAATTTGAGAGAGGTGCCAAACCTTGAAAATTTCCCACACTTTCTCAGATCATTAAACAAATTATAAGGGCTCCTTGTAGTGTCACGATAGTTATACTCATTAAGGCCAAGTGTTATTCTATCTTTTAAATGAGCTTTGAGCTAAAACTGCAAATTCAGACCCCTCATGCTCTGTTCACAAAActgcattgttactgttatttccagcaccttTAGAAAGTGTTGATGCACAGAGGGGTCTCATTTTGTTGCACTGAACTGAGGGATGCTGAATATTGCCACCTCCTGATGATTTGAGCCCATCATTTGAAAAAAAAGTCCAGCCTCTTACTGTGAATATACAATAACTCTTCAGCATCATCATTAACTTCCTCTAATCCCACTTCATTGGCCAATTCAATGATGTTTTGGGTGACTGGTTCTGCCTGAAATACTAGGATGTCATTGCATGCTTCTGGCCATAGCTTCTTCCACACTCTTTCTGGAGTTTGAGGTTACTTAATCCCAGGCTGTTCTGATATTATCTACAGCTTTCATGACATTTTAGGTTTTCCAAAATTGCTTGAGGGTTTGTTTGTCTTAATCTTTTGCTTCCTCTACAAGTTACTTGAATGTGTGACAAAGGTAGTAGGCTATACAATTCCCTATTACTTCTTGGTCCATTGGTTGGAataatgaagtggtgttgggtggaagGTAAACCAGTTCTATAGGAATGCAGGTCCAAAGCATGTCAGGATTCTCAGGGTGACCTGGGGCATTATCAAGTACCAACAATACTTCAGGTTGAAGGTCACGTTCCTCACAATACCACTTCACTGCCAATTTTGGAAATTTCTTATTTGATTTCCAAATCGCTGGTAGATTTGACTTTAAAATGCCTTTCATTGCTTGTGGTGCTTCAGAGTGATACATGATCATAGTCTTTAACTTAAAGTCACCTTTAGCATTGCCTCCTGGCAAGGAAGTTAACCACTTCTTTACAGCCTTGAACCCAGATGCATGTTTCTCTTTTCGGGAGATGAAAGTACAAGAAGGCATTCTATTTCAAAATGGACCCATTTCACCCACATTGAAGACAAGTTCGGGAGAATAATCATCCTTCAGTGTTGCAGGAGAATCCTGGGCTGCCTGGCTGCCTGCACTAGGTGTTTCACCAGAGATATGTATGCTATGGAGGGTATTGCGCTGTTTAAATCTGTCAAACCAATCTCTCCTGGTTGTGAATGTAACCGATTCATCTTCTTGAATATGATTGAAGATGCTTCTTGCCTTTTCCTTTATTACCAGCAGGCTTAGGGGCATGTTTCGTTATGTGTGGGCATTCACTCATATATTTAGTCTATCTTCCATTTTTGTTCAAGCAAATGGCTCCTTCAACAAGTCACCTTCATTGATGATAACTTTGGGGTTATCATTACAGAAGCTTTTATCTTGTCTGCATTTTTTATAATTCTTCTGATCATCGATGTCACCAAGTTCAAAGAAGCATCAACGTCAACCTGACGCTCACCAGCTACCAAAAGCCCTATCACTTGCAGTTTCACATCCATGCTAATCCTTTTCCTAGATATTTTAGATGTTCTACCCTTACTGGAAGTTGCAGGCTGTTTTCCAGACATTAAGGGTGAAAAAAATTGAAATAATTGGCAAGGGAGTCAGAATGTTTACACGTGGGGGAGGCAGAGTGTGAACTAATATgtgattggctgtgagtggctCACAGTATAGCATTCTCATTGCCTGAATGAATGGTTTACTGTAATGGTGGCCTCTCTTGAGAAGTTTTGTGTTGCTTAGAATGAAATTTTGCCATTTTTAAAGGTTTCAATAAAGAATTGAATAACTGCTTTGTAACATGTCAGCACTATGCAAGGACTAAGTGTAATTGAACAAAGCAAAATCAAAGAAAAACATGAATTTCCTTCATGGGTTCCATTATGTAAAGAAGTAAAATTATGATTTGAGATCTATTTATTTAAGCATTTGCCACAAATCTGTATTGATAAAAGATAGAATCTTTGGTTTTTGAGGCATGTATCTGCTCTTCTGAAATAAGGATTAGTAAGTATACACGTCAGGAAACTGCAGTTGTGTTCTTGATTATTTCCTGTCTAATTCAATGTTTTCATGTCGTTTGCTCCGGCAATCCAATGAAAAGCTTCCTGGAATACTTTCATAATGCTTATCCTGAAACTTGCCTTGAACAACTGTACGTTAGGTGATGTCAGTACTAAATATTTCGTAGTTTGTTTGACTAGTTATGTTTGCATACAGTTAATATACTTCTCATCTGATGGTGATTTTGATTCCTTTTCAGTGCTAGTGATGCGTTAAAAGGAGAAGGACTACAGGAAGGTGTTGATTGGCTCCAAGGTATAAGTTGCAGCTTTACTAGTTTGCTTTTATCTTTTTTCATGTAAAAGCAATATTAAATATCTTGTATTGTAAAATTCATATAGTTATTCCTGTATCTTCCTTATGGTTTTAGTGTCtttttttgtgttctttatgttCTATTCATCTGATCAGTTCACACAGTAAGAAATGTATTAAGATTTTGGCTGTTCCATATAGCTCTTGTCAATAATTCTGTTATGGAGGTTCCCAACAGTATGCACACTAACAATAGAAGCCAAAAGAAACATTAAACCAAAACGACCAAAGTTATGATACAGATAAAAAATAAGTGTTGATCTTCAATGGCAATTATTTTTAACACATTTCACAGGATGTGAGTAAACCAGGTGGTTCCAATGGGGCTTCCtatgcattggtgagacctatcATTAATGGGGAGGCTGCTTCGTTGAGTACCTCCGCATCATCCGTGACAAGCGGGACTTCCtagtgaccaaacattttaattccaattcgcattcctgttccaacatgttgaAGATGAGGCTGCCCtctgggtggaggagcaacaccttatatcccgTCTGGGACCCTCCAACCTTTATGGTGAACATtgttctccccccccacccccattccccactgacctttcacttcttgcCTGCCTATTAATTCCTCTGGGtcccttcttccttccctttctcctatcatGCACTCTCCAaccagattctttcttttccatcCACCTGGCCTCACATATCTCCtttcagctagcctctttcccctcccccctcactttTTTCTTCAAgcatctttcccccttcctcctcagtcTTGAGGAAGAAtttcagcctgaagcatcaaatgtttacttttttccattgatgctgcctgatctcgagttcctccggcattttgtgtctgttgctctgggtttctagcatcttcagactttctcatgtttgtgagttATTAACCATGTTTTATTTTCCTCAAGAAGGAGGTTATTCTTGGCAACCTTGAATGTTTTGAATGAAAATAGTTACACAATATTATTAAGTGAGTTTTTACAGTATTTTGACAAGTGACAATTTGCAGTATTTATAGGTCAAGAAGTTGAGTGACTTGTAGAGCAACCTGCAAGTGAAGATATTCCCAAGTGCCTCTATTATACTTCCTGGTAATACACATTTGTGAGTTTAAGAAGTGAGTTGGAGCAAATTCCTGGCAGATGGTTTCTCACCAAGGCTATTATGTAATAGTGGTGGAAGGAGTGAATGCTTATTGTGGTGCATGAGCTGCAAATCAAGATGCTGGATGGTATTAACTTCCTTTAGTGTTCTGAGTGTTCTATCACATTCCTAACTTGCTTTGTAAATTATGGAAAGTCTTTGAGATGTCAGAAGCCGAAGCATTCACTGCGGATAAACTGATCTAATATTGTAGTCCACAGTATTTACGTAGCTAGTCATTGGTATTATCCTGCAAATTGTGAATGTCTTTGAACGTCAAGAGTAGGGGGCTAAAGATGTTTGATATAGCCTTGAGGTCATTAATATGACATAAATATTACTTGTCACTTGTCAATATGTATCAGAATATTATTTAAGCCATCCATGCAGGCATGGACtgcattatagaaacatagaaaacctacagcacaatacaggcccattagccacaaagttgtgctgaacatgtccctacctcagaaattattagacttacctatagccctctattttactaagttctatatacctatctaaaagcctcttaaaagaccttatcatatccgcctccaccaccgttgccaacagcccattccacacacaccactctctgagtaaaaaaacttacccctgacatctcctctgtacctactccccaccgacttaaacctgtatcctcttgtggcaaccatttcagtcctgggaaaaagcctttgactatccacacgattaaaatgcctctcatcatcttgtacacctctatcaggtcacccctcatccaacgtcactccaaggagaaaaggccaagttcactcatccgattctcatagggcatgctccccaatccaagcaacacccttgtaaatctcctctgcatcctttctatggcttccacatccttcctgtagtgaggcaaccagaagtgagcacagtactcccaagtgcgatctgaccagggtctcatatagctgcaacattacctctcagctcctaaattcaatttgatggttgatgaaggccaatacaccacaaagtcgacctgcgcagcagctttgagtgtcctatggactcggaccctatgatccctctgatcctccacactgccaagaatcttaccattgatactatattctgcaatcatatttgacttatcaaaatgaaccacttcacacttatctgggttgaactccatctgccacttctcagcccagttttgcatcctatcaatgtcccgctataacctctgacagccctccacactatccacaacacctccaacctttgtgtcatcagcaaacttactaaccaatccctccacttcctcatccaggtcatttataaaaatcacaaagagtaagcgtcctagtacagatccctgaggcactccactggtgaccgacctccatgcagaatatgacctatctacaaccactctttgccttctgtaagcaagccagttctggatccacaaagcaatgtcctcttggatcccatgagTCCTCACTTTCTCATTTCCCAAAGAATTGCAAATGCAATCATCACCAAACATCTCAACTTTTAGCCTTCCAATACAAGGAAGATCACTAATGAATCAGTTGAAAATAACTGGGCTCTGCACATTGGCCTAGAGATCTGAAGAAACGCCTGGAGCTGGGGTGATTGTCTTCTGCCATCACAGCTGCTATATTTTGTGTGAGGTATGACTCCAGTCATTGGAGTGCTTTCCCCTTGATGTATTGGCTTCATATTTATTAGAACTGTTTAATGccacaaaacagaaaatacttgTTGTTTTCACTTTTGCTAATCTAATGAAGGGCCCTTGatatgaaacattgactgttttgaCTGCTTCTCTccatactgttttttttttagttatttTCGATTTCTGTCATGTGCAGTATTCTTCTTGCTCTAATATTACATGCTTTTTAATGCTACCCTGACGTCATGGAAAACAGTCCTCACCTGTAGAATTCAGCTGTGGTCTATAGATGCACCAAAGTTGAATGAGCTTGGGAGCCAAGTGCTAATGGATGAAGCCCAAAGTGCTAATCACGAGCAGGTTATTAGGAAACAAAGTCTATTGAGACCATAGATGTCCATGCCCTTGATCTGTTTACTTGAATTTTTCCTGCTCTTGTGGACATGGCTAATATCAGATATTTTCCTCATAAGTGGGTGAATGCCAAGTTATGAGTATACTAGTTTAGTTTGGTTAGAGATGTTATTAGTTCTGGAGTGCATCTATTTCAATCTACTGTGACGAGAaaacctacagatgctggaaacccaagcaacacacacaaaatgctggaggaactcagcaggccaggcagcatctatggaaaagagcaaataataaataataatatgaGAATggtgatccaagatggcggcacaacgcagcttgcagcggccactccggaacggattatctgttatttgtgaagtggggtgccatgcgcaatcataatcgattgagaACAGACGTGGAAGCTCGGAGAAatatcgggaaattccaggaagaccttcttcgttgttactgctgctgtgaggtccaggactctgctgggaagaacaggcctcgagtccttggggtcgcgttgccgatggccgttggcggggccaccTTAATAAGCTTGGCAGAgcatggtgctcggagaagctgtgccggaggggatggtcatcagctcggaggttcgacagactaAGGTCGCTTCCGGTGTGTGctacgtctgcgaggctggtttcgacggagcttccattgtgtgctgcgtctgcgaatctgagtcgggcggcgccttggaagtccatagcggggttactcccttctgccgtcagtgtgggatggcgagtctgtcgggaccctggggacttgtggaaaccgtggtgatttcttttgaacttacagtcctttaacatcttttttTACTGTGACCATAGTCTGTTTTTAATCAATTacactattgtttgcactgttgtaattatgtggttttgtgcaggtcttgtagctttagtttttggtcttgtttttgtctggtggatttggagctcctttccagggaacacgctagacggtagcacgatattaatatgcagcagcctctccagactctggattggggattgccaaactttacgtggattttctggtgtagtctgttttgtcatatgcttttgtgatatcattctggggaactttgtctcattttttaactgcattgcatttgtggtttctaaatgacaataaactgaatctgaatctgaaatagttgacgtttcaggatAAGAGCTTTCATCAGGTCTAGGgggaaaaagatgagaagttagagcagaagatgggggggggaaggagaagtactaagtggtaggtgaaacccagagagggggaggggtgaagtaaagagctgtgaagttgataggtgaaagaaataaagggctggagaaggaagaatctgatagaacaccacagaagaaaagggaaggaaaggagtaccagagggaggtgataagcaggtaaggagattagaagagagaggggaatgggaaagaTGAAGGTGGGAGGAGGTAATTACTGGAAGATTGAGAAATTGATGATAAtgctatcaagttggaggctacccagacagaatataaggtgttgctcctccaacctgagtgtgttctcattatggcagtagaggagaccgtagtttgacatatgggaatgggaagtagaattgaaatgggtggccaaaGGGAGATCCGGAATTTTCTGGtggagcagtctcccaatctacactggGTCTCACAGATATACAGGAAGCCCCACTGGCAACACCGGATACAATAGATCACtccaatagactcacaggtgaagtgtcatctcaactggaaggactgtatgGGAGTGAGGGAAGAGCTGAAGGGCAGGCATgatacttgttctgcttgcaaggataagtactgggggttggggagagggCTGAATGGTCAAGGGAAATGCattgggagtgatccctgcagaaagtgggggtaGGGAAAGATGGGCTAGAtgatgggatcccgttggagattcTCCAAAATCAATCATAGAAGTCAGCCTAAAACATTGTAATTAACTTTATAGTTATTAATACCTATCATGAAGTGACATTTTCAACGTTACAGTATTTCTTAACTATTATAGTGAGATGTCTATATGATTTATACAGTGTCATGGGTAATTTTAACATAAACTTTAAAAACTCAAAATAGAATTGAAAAGCAATTCCAGGAAATTGCtgcaaaataaaatacaatttttTTTATGTACATGAATTCTGAACTTGATGGTGATAATAATTTCAGCTACAAGTTTAGAATGGAGATACAAGAATTGTTCTCCTTAAATATAAGAAGAATGAAGGTAGAATTGAAATAGAAATGAAAGATTATGTGGGTTTTCATTTGGTAAATCAGGAGAAACTGTTACTATTCATGGTGTATTCAAGGGCCATGAGACAGATCCAAAGGAATGGACCAACAGGACATAAAGTAAAACTATTTTTATGTGGAGATGATGTGATCTGAAACCCATTGCCTGTGTCAGTGATAGAGACAGCCAGTCAGGGCTTTCAGGAGAGAACTAGATATACGCTTATTGA
The sequence above is a segment of the Hypanus sabinus isolate sHypSab1 chromosome 4, sHypSab1.hap1, whole genome shotgun sequence genome. Coding sequences within it:
- the arl6 gene encoding ADP-ribosylation factor-like protein 6 isoform X1; protein product: MGLFDKLAGWLGLKKKEVHVLCLGLDNSGKTTIINYLKPSNAQVQDIVPTIGFSIENFKTSGLSFTVFDMSGQGRYRNLWEHYYKEGQAIIFVIDSSDKLRMVVAKEELDTLLNHPDIKHRRIPILFFANKMDLRDALSSVKVSQMLRLENIKDKAWHICASDALKGEGLQEGVDWLQDQIKAMKT
- the arl6 gene encoding ADP-ribosylation factor-like protein 6 isoform X2, coding for MLPALYPWRWKWQDWKAQVQDIVPTIGFSIENFKTSGLSFTVFDMSGQGRYRNLWEHYYKEGQAIIFVIDSSDKLRMVVAKEELDTLLNHPDIKHRRIPILFFANKMDLRDALSSVKVSQMLRLENIKDKAWHICASDALKGEGLQEGVDWLQDQIKAMKT